From Paenibacillus graminis, a single genomic window includes:
- a CDS encoding AraC family transcriptional regulator, with product MQLLNHIYWRQKGAFDLAEDLYDTWVAFAVEEGIFRYEIGVQSGEAGFADVVLCPPGVPFRRAAITPLTFHYLQFSASREEAAELLPPAGRSLINDTKRLASTYAYLRQASEENDLPSELWKNHLLMDLWQLFQLERRQSRLKERKFTEDVLMAEAAVLLEEQAGETVSLQELAHRLALSPVQLTRRFREAFQETPSDYLKAVRLKKARSLLAASTLTLAQIAERCGYENGFYLSRVFSKAMGVSPSEYRRRSRV from the coding sequence GTGCAGCTTTTGAACCATATTTACTGGCGGCAGAAAGGGGCATTCGACCTGGCGGAAGATCTCTACGATACTTGGGTGGCTTTTGCGGTGGAAGAAGGTATATTCCGTTATGAAATTGGGGTCCAATCTGGAGAAGCAGGTTTTGCCGATGTGGTGCTGTGTCCGCCGGGAGTTCCCTTCCGCCGGGCGGCCATCACTCCGCTCACCTTTCACTATTTGCAGTTCAGCGCCAGCAGAGAGGAGGCGGCTGAGCTTCTTCCGCCTGCCGGCAGATCGTTAATCAACGATACCAAACGGCTCGCTTCAACCTATGCTTATTTGCGTCAGGCGAGCGAGGAGAATGACCTGCCATCCGAACTCTGGAAGAATCATCTTCTTATGGATCTGTGGCAGCTATTCCAGTTGGAGCGCAGACAGAGCCGGCTGAAGGAGCGGAAATTCACCGAGGATGTACTGATGGCGGAAGCAGCAGTGCTGCTGGAAGAACAGGCCGGGGAGACTGTCAGCCTTCAGGAGCTGGCCCATCGGCTGGCATTAAGTCCGGTACAGCTTACCAGAAGGTTCCGCGAGGCTTTTCAGGAGACGCCTTCCGATTATCTGAAAGCGGTCCGGCTCAAAAAAGCGCGCAGCCTGCTGGCCGCAAGCACGCTCACCCTCGCACAGATCGCCGAGCGCTGCGGGTATGAGAACGGCTTTTACCTGAGCAGAGTCTTCTCCAAAGCCATGGGCGTCAGCCCTTCAGAATACCGCAGACGGAGCCGGGTGTAA
- a CDS encoding permease prefix domain 1-containing protein, which yields MTDYKLKGKSAGRIAAYVENLCRQMKEPSDQVNDFREEMTANLTSSVLEQMHQGLPEEEAVTEALARFGELGEVKKELVRIYKIKRTFAGIVLKGAFSLLLLSAVVLGLIIGVWNEWAVSKYPKEAYAIVQGEANVRGTESLPEPLQRKLQNWVDRTWGVKGVSVEPTYGAMDHRVNLFMYAGNPLAEGMLRFVNLSEDAPAPKQEGFLVKTNAFSEFGYNPADPDLDQTQYPFVVHVAMTYFNYTFFYSLGLFLLGGYILLFAVWASMNAYYERRGNVAWVLLFLLTNVLGYGLYVLSRRWDHPGLQVN from the coding sequence ATGACGGATTACAAGCTTAAGGGTAAATCTGCCGGGCGTATTGCAGCATATGTAGAGAATCTGTGCCGGCAGATGAAGGAGCCAAGCGACCAGGTGAATGATTTCCGCGAGGAAATGACGGCCAATCTTACCTCATCTGTACTTGAACAGATGCATCAGGGCTTGCCGGAGGAGGAGGCCGTAACCGAAGCGCTTGCCCGGTTTGGAGAGTTGGGTGAGGTGAAGAAAGAACTGGTGCGCATCTACAAAATTAAAAGAACTTTTGCAGGCATTGTCCTTAAAGGCGCCTTCTCTCTGCTTTTACTAAGCGCCGTTGTTCTCGGGCTGATCATCGGAGTATGGAATGAATGGGCGGTGTCCAAGTATCCTAAAGAGGCCTATGCTATAGTACAGGGGGAAGCCAATGTCCGTGGAACTGAGTCATTGCCTGAGCCTCTGCAGCGGAAATTGCAGAACTGGGTGGACCGCACCTGGGGGGTCAAAGGGGTGAGCGTTGAGCCGACTTATGGGGCCATGGATCATAGAGTGAACCTGTTCATGTATGCCGGGAACCCGCTTGCGGAAGGGATGCTGAGATTTGTGAATTTATCAGAGGATGCTCCCGCACCCAAGCAAGAGGGATTTTTGGTCAAAACCAATGCGTTCAGCGAATTTGGCTATAATCCCGCAGATCCTGATCTTGACCAGACGCAGTATCCGTTTGTTGTTCATGTGGCAATGACTTATTTTAACTACACTTTCTTTTACAGCCTGGGTTTGTTCCTGCTTGGGGGATATATTCTGCTCTTTGCCGTATGGGCAAGTATGAACGCGTATTATGAGCGCCGCGGCAATGTGGCTTGGGTGCTGCTTTTCCTGTTAACGAATGTGCTTGGCTACGGGTTGTATGTGCTCTCGCGGAGATGGGATCATCCGGGGCTTCAGGTGAATTGA
- a CDS encoding PadR family transcriptional regulator, which produces MEFEKELLKGYIDIILISIVKEKPMYGYEIAKKVRDISGGAFDLKEATLYMALKRLEKQGAVEAFWGGEHEASGGGRRKYYRLLAAGEDRLRGSRQGWTIFRNFMDSLLGRE; this is translated from the coding sequence TTGGAGTTTGAAAAAGAGCTGCTCAAGGGTTACATCGATATTATTTTGATCAGCATTGTAAAAGAGAAGCCGATGTACGGTTATGAGATTGCCAAGAAAGTCCGCGACATCAGCGGCGGAGCTTTTGACCTCAAAGAGGCTACCTTGTATATGGCGCTGAAGCGGCTGGAGAAACAGGGAGCCGTGGAAGCTTTTTGGGGCGGGGAACACGAAGCGAGCGGCGGCGGCAGAAGAAAATATTATCGTCTGCTTGCTGCGGGGGAGGACCGGCTGCGCGGGAGCAGACAAGGCTGGACGATCTTCCGGAATTTTATGGATTCATTATTGGGGAGGGAATAG